CCGAACCAGCAGCGCTGCGGATGGACGGCACCACCAGCGAAGTCCTGGCCCAGTAGTCCAGCTGCCGGTAGGTGATGCCGGCGATCTGGCATGCGCTGGGACCGCGGTATCCGACGAGCTCGTCGGGAACCGAGTCATCCGGGAAAAGACCACCCTGAACGGGTGCGCTGGTAACGGTGATTCCCGATTCGGCGGGACCGCTTGTCGAGGACAGATCGAACTCCTCTTGACGTGGCGTGTCTCCCACTTTCGAATCCTCTCGCCGGTCGAACTCGCGTCTGTGACCTGCATGGCAGCACGTTTGCCCAAGCCCGAATGTGTCGAGCATACGCTTCCGCCGGGCCCGCGACTGCCCATCAGCAGGTCCGACCACCAAAGTATGGCTGCCCGATTAGCGGTTTGAAGAAACCCGCGCCGCGTGTCGAGGACGACGAGACGCTTCCGTGACAAACGCCACTCGGAAACGCCGCAAAAAGCTACGTGGCCTTGAAGTCGTCGGGCGACACGCTGTCGAGAAACTCCTTGAACTTCTCGACCTCGTCCTCACGTACCGCACCGGTGGCTTCATCGTCGTTCTCGTCGGGAATCAGCAGGCCGGCCTCGGCGAGCACCGCCTCTTCGACGTAGATCGGCACGCCGACCCGCAGTGCGATCGCCACGGAATCCGACGGCCGCGCCGACACCTTGATGTCCCGATCGAAGATCAGGTCTGCGTAGAAGGTGCCCTCTTGCAGGTCGACAATGCGCACTTCCTTGAGCGAATGGCCAAGGGCCCCAATGACATCTCTGATCAAGTCATGGGTCAGCGGTCGCGCCGGTTCCACGCCCTGCTGCTCGAGTGCGATGGCCGCGGCCTCCGATTGACCTATCCAAATCGGCAAGTAGCGGTCGCCGTTGGACTCGCGCAGCAGCAGCACCGGCTGATTCTGGGGCTGCTCCACGC
The sequence above is drawn from the Mycobacterium gallinarum genome and encodes:
- a CDS encoding bifunctional nuclease family protein: MGEVRVVGIRVEQPQNQPVLLLRESNGDRYLPIWIGQSEAAAIALEQQGVEPARPLTHDLIRDVIGALGHSLKEVRIVDLQEGTFYADLIFDRDIKVSARPSDSVAIALRVGVPIYVEEAVLAEAGLLIPDENDDEATGAVREDEVEKFKEFLDSVSPDDFKAT